Genomic segment of Labrus mixtus chromosome 1, fLabMix1.1, whole genome shotgun sequence:
TATGATATattatgtgatgttttttaatgattttgttCCAGTGTTGTTATGAGCTGTTCTGTTGGTTTTCAACATCTCTtgtaatttatgttttaatgctCTTGGTGCAAAGCAAATTTCCCTTCCCTCATTCATTCTTTCGTAGCACAAGGATGTGAAACACACTTTGACAATCTCTGGTCATTGTCATTGACCTaccatgtgtgtttttacttcAGATACCCTCTTACCAACTACACATTCGGCACTAAGGAGCCTCTTTATGAGAAGGACAGCTCAGTGGCTGCCCGTTTCCAGCGGATGCGGGAAGAATTTGATAAAATGGGAATGCGCAGGACAGTGGAAGGTGTTCTAATTGTCCATGAACACAGGCTGCCTCATGTTTTACTTCTTCAGCTGGGAACAACTTTCTTCAAACTGTGAGTAGAATGAACGTTCATTACCTCTTTGCATGAAGCATGAGAATTGTTTTGGCTGAACAGTTTTTTGTCGTTGCTTCCTTCATGCAGGCCTGGTGGCGAGTTGAGTCCTGGAGAAGATGAGGTGGAGGGTCTGAAACGCCTGATGACTGAGGTAATACCTCTGCACAGTACACGCCTCTTGTTAGTATGCTCCTAGATGAGTTTACATTTGTTAacttttgtttgaatgttaGATCCTTGGTCGACAAGACGGTGTGAAGCAGGACTGGGTGATCGATGACTGTATTGGCAACTGGTGGCGCCCCAACTTTGAGCCTCCACAGGTTAGTAGATCATTTGTAACATAGGCatgtttcataaa
This window contains:
- the nudt21 gene encoding cleavage and polyadenylation specificity factor subunit 5, coding for MSVAPPNRSNAGWPRSGAVQFGNKYITGPAKPLTLERTINLYPLTNYTFGTKEPLYEKDSSVAARFQRMREEFDKMGMRRTVEGVLIVHEHRLPHVLLLQLGTTFFKLPGGELSPGEDEVEGLKRLMTEILGRQDGVKQDWVIDDCIGNWWRPNFEPPQYPYIPAHITKPKEHKKLFLVQLQEKALFAVPKNYKLVAAPLFELYDNAPGYGPIISSLPQLLSRFNFIYN